A window of Pseudomonas mucidolens contains these coding sequences:
- a CDS encoding NAD(P)/FAD-dependent oxidoreductase, translated as MRSTEVVIIGAGAAGLMCALTAAGRGRTVMLIDHANKAGKKILMSGGGRCNFTNMYTEPANFLSQNAHFCKSALARYTQWDFIGLVAKHGVPYHEKKLGQLFCDNKSSDILGMLLDECIQTGVNLHLDTSIQQIDKLESGYQLQTTLGELRCESLVIATGGLSIPTLGATGFGYQVARQFGHELLPTRAGLVPFTITDQLRELCTELSGTSVDCLVSCNDQSFRENILFTHRGLSGPAILQISSYWESGDTVEINLLPDHDAHAWLQQQQAERPNSELKTLLGEIFTKKMANLLAEQWFVSKPMKQYTHAELAEIAHTLGSWQLIPAGTEGYRTAEVTLGGVDTREVSSKTMESLKSPGLYFIGEVLDVTGHLGGFNFQWAWASGYAAAQYV; from the coding sequence TTGCGCTCGACCGAAGTTGTGATCATTGGCGCCGGCGCCGCAGGCTTGATGTGCGCGCTGACCGCCGCGGGGCGTGGGCGCACGGTGATGTTGATCGACCATGCGAACAAGGCCGGCAAGAAGATCCTGATGTCTGGCGGTGGTCGCTGCAATTTCACCAATATGTACACCGAGCCGGCCAACTTCCTGTCGCAGAACGCACACTTCTGCAAGTCGGCGCTGGCCCGCTATACCCAGTGGGATTTCATTGGATTGGTGGCCAAGCACGGCGTGCCGTACCACGAGAAAAAACTCGGCCAGCTGTTCTGCGACAACAAATCCAGCGACATTCTCGGTATGTTGCTGGACGAGTGCATCCAGACCGGCGTGAACCTGCACCTGGACACATCGATCCAGCAGATCGACAAACTCGAATCGGGTTATCAGCTCCAGACCACCCTGGGCGAGCTGCGATGCGAATCCCTGGTGATCGCCACTGGCGGGTTGTCGATTCCTACGCTGGGCGCCACCGGGTTCGGCTATCAAGTGGCCAGACAGTTCGGCCATGAACTGCTGCCGACCCGTGCCGGCCTGGTGCCGTTCACCATCACCGATCAGCTCAGGGAACTGTGCACCGAGCTGTCCGGCACTTCGGTGGATTGCCTGGTGAGCTGCAATGACCAGAGTTTTCGCGAAAACATTCTGTTTACCCATCGTGGCTTGAGCGGGCCGGCGATCTTGCAGATTTCCTCCTATTGGGAGTCCGGCGATACCGTCGAAATCAATCTGCTGCCAGACCATGACGCCCACGCCTGGCTGCAACAGCAACAAGCCGAACGGCCCAACAGCGAACTGAAAACCCTGCTCGGGGAGATTTTCACCAAGAAGATGGCCAATCTGCTGGCAGAACAGTGGTTTGTTTCCAAGCCGATGAAACAGTACACCCATGCAGAATTGGCGGAGATCGCCCACACGCTGGGAAGCTGGCAGTTGATTCCGGCGGGCACCGAGGGTTATCGCACGGCGGAAGTGACCTTGGGGGGCGTGGATACGCGGGAGGTGTCGTCCAAGACCATGGAGTCGTTGAAAAGCCCTGGCTTGTATTTCATCGGCGAAGTGCTGGATGTGACCGGTCACCTGGGCGGGTTCAATTTCCAGTGGGCCTGGGCTTCGGGCTACGCGGCGGCGCAATACGTCTGA
- the dbpA gene encoding ATP-dependent RNA helicase DbpA, protein MLANLDSLGYAEMTPIQAQSLPVILKGLDLIAQAKTGSGKTAAFGIGLLNPINPRYFGCQALVMCPTRELADQVAKEIRRLARAEDNIKVLTLCGGVSLGPQIASLEHGAHVIVGTPGRIQQHLRKGSLVLDGLNTLILDEADRMLDMGFYDAIEDIISKTPARRQTLLFSATYPVSIKQLASKFMRAPQQVKAEAFHSDEQIEQRFYEISPEERMDAVTKVLSHFRPASCVAFCFTKQQVQETVDHLTAKGISAVGLHGDLEQRDRDQVLAMFANRSTSVLVATDVAARGLDIDALDMVINVELARDSEIHIHRVGRTGRAGETGIAISLVAPSEAHRAQAIEQLQKSPLNWDQLDNLKPQSGGPLLPQMSTLCIAAGRKDKVRPGDILGALTGDAGIPGAQVGKIAIFDFQAYVAVERGIAKQALQRLNDGKIKGRSLRVRIL, encoded by the coding sequence ATGCTGGCGAACCTCGACTCTCTGGGTTATGCCGAGATGACGCCGATCCAGGCGCAAAGCTTGCCGGTGATCCTCAAGGGACTGGACCTGATCGCCCAGGCTAAGACCGGCAGCGGCAAGACCGCCGCCTTCGGCATCGGCCTGCTGAACCCGATCAACCCGCGCTATTTCGGCTGCCAGGCCCTGGTAATGTGCCCGACCCGCGAGCTGGCCGACCAGGTCGCCAAGGAAATCCGCCGCCTGGCCCGCGCCGAAGACAACATCAAAGTGCTGACGCTCTGCGGTGGCGTGTCCCTCGGCCCACAGATCGCTTCGCTGGAGCACGGCGCGCACGTCATCGTCGGCACGCCGGGACGCATCCAACAACACCTGCGCAAGGGCTCGCTGGTGCTCGACGGCCTGAACACGCTGATCCTCGACGAAGCCGACCGCATGCTCGACATGGGCTTCTATGACGCCATCGAAGACATCATCAGCAAGACCCCGGCGCGCCGTCAGACGTTGCTGTTCTCGGCCACCTACCCGGTCAGCATCAAGCAACTGGCGTCCAAGTTCATGCGCGCGCCGCAGCAAGTGAAGGCCGAGGCGTTCCACTCGGACGAACAGATCGAACAGCGCTTCTACGAAATTTCCCCGGAAGAGCGCATGGACGCCGTGACCAAGGTGCTGTCGCACTTCCGCCCGGCCTCCTGCGTGGCGTTCTGCTTTACCAAGCAGCAAGTGCAGGAAACCGTCGACCACCTGACGGCCAAGGGGATTTCCGCGGTCGGCCTGCATGGCGATCTGGAACAGCGCGATCGCGACCAGGTGCTGGCGATGTTCGCCAACCGCAGTACCTCGGTCCTGGTAGCTACCGACGTTGCCGCTCGCGGCCTGGACATTGACGCACTGGATATGGTGATCAACGTCGAACTGGCCCGCGACTCGGAAATCCACATTCACCGCGTTGGCCGTACCGGTCGTGCCGGTGAAACCGGGATTGCCATCAGCCTGGTGGCACCGTCCGAAGCTCACCGTGCCCAGGCCATCGAGCAACTGCAGAAGTCGCCGCTGAACTGGGACCAACTGGACAACCTCAAGCCGCAAAGCGGTGGTCCGCTGCTGCCACAGATGAGCACCTTGTGCATCGCCGCTGGCCGTAAAGACAAGGTTCGCCCGGGCGATATCCTTGGCGCACTGACCGGCGATGCCGGGATTCCGGGCGCGCAGGTGGGCAAGATCGCGATCTTTGATTTCCAGGCCTATGTGGCCGTGGAACGCGGCATCGCCAAGCAGGCATTGCAGCGCTTGAATGACGGCAAGATCAAGGGTCGTTCGCTGCGCGTGCGAATCCTGTAA
- the mdtD gene encoding multidrug transporter subunit MdtD, with product MPNRVELDAKTARWIPWVVAIAFFMQSLDGTILNTALPAMAQDLAENPLRMQGVIIAYMLTVALLIPASGWIADRFGTKNIFFSAILLFSLGSLLCALSNSLSMLIGARVIQGLGGALMLPVGRLVVLRAYPRSELVRIMGFITIPGLLGPLLGPTMGGWMVQYLTWHWIFLINLPVGLIGCYAVWKFIPDLRGSERTRFDSLGFLLFGAAMMFITIAMEGLGELHLPHLRVMLLLFGGMACLAAYWLRAGHIENPLFSPRLFKTRTFAVGILGNLFARLGSGALPFLVPLLLQLALGYSPSQAGMSMLPLAAAAMVAKSLARPLIERLGYRIVLTGNTLALGLMLASMGLVSEQTPYPLLLAMLAVLGAINSLQFTAMNTVTLIDLDDAQASSGNSLLSVVAQLALSLGVACAGALLGGFTAEPGNDGVNTVLGAFQLTFLTVGIMAMLAAAIFLQLSPKDGKRVVNREHDVEH from the coding sequence ATGCCCAATCGTGTCGAGCTAGATGCCAAGACTGCCCGCTGGATTCCTTGGGTGGTGGCAATTGCCTTTTTCATGCAGTCGCTCGACGGGACGATTCTAAATACAGCACTGCCCGCCATGGCGCAGGACCTGGCGGAAAACCCACTGCGCATGCAAGGCGTGATCATCGCCTACATGCTCACCGTGGCGTTGCTGATCCCGGCGTCGGGCTGGATCGCCGATCGCTTCGGTACCAAGAACATCTTCTTCAGCGCCATCCTGCTGTTCAGTCTCGGCTCATTGCTCTGCGCGCTGTCCAACAGCCTGTCGATGCTGATCGGCGCGCGGGTGATCCAGGGCCTTGGAGGCGCGCTGATGTTGCCGGTGGGCCGACTGGTGGTGCTGCGCGCCTACCCGCGTTCGGAGCTGGTGCGAATCATGGGGTTCATCACGATTCCCGGCCTGCTCGGCCCGTTGCTCGGGCCGACCATGGGTGGCTGGATGGTGCAGTACCTGACGTGGCACTGGATCTTCCTGATCAACCTGCCCGTGGGACTGATCGGTTGCTACGCCGTGTGGAAGTTCATCCCCGACCTGCGCGGCAGCGAACGCACGCGCTTCGACAGCCTGGGATTCCTGTTGTTTGGCGCGGCGATGATGTTCATCACCATCGCCATGGAAGGCCTCGGCGAACTGCACTTGCCGCACCTGCGCGTGATGTTGCTGCTGTTCGGCGGCATGGCGTGCCTGGCGGCCTATTGGCTGCGGGCCGGGCACATCGAAAACCCGCTGTTCTCGCCGCGGCTGTTCAAGACCCGGACATTTGCCGTGGGCATTCTCGGCAACCTGTTCGCGCGCCTGGGCAGCGGCGCCCTGCCGTTCCTGGTGCCGTTGCTGCTACAGCTTGCCCTGGGTTACTCGCCCTCCCAGGCCGGGATGAGCATGCTGCCCCTGGCGGCCGCGGCGATGGTCGCCAAGTCCCTCGCACGGCCGCTGATCGAGCGTCTGGGTTATCGCATCGTCCTGACCGGTAACACGCTGGCATTGGGGTTGATGTTGGCGAGCATGGGCCTGGTCAGCGAGCAGACACCTTATCCGTTGTTGCTAGCCATGCTGGCGGTGCTCGGGGCGATCAACTCGCTGCAGTTTACCGCGATGAACACCGTGACCCTGATCGACCTCGATGACGCCCAGGCCAGCAGCGGCAACAGCCTGTTGTCGGTGGTGGCGCAACTGGCCCTGAGCCTGGGGGTGGCCTGTGCCGGCGCCTTGCTCGGCGGCTTTACCGCCGAACCCGGCAACGATGGCGTCAACACCGTGCTGGGAGCGTTCCAATTGACCTTCCTCACCGTGGGCATCATGGCGATGCTGGCGGCGGCGATTTTCCTGCAACTGTCGCCCAAGGATGGCAAACGCGTGGTCAATCGCGAGCACGATGTGGAGCACTAG
- a CDS encoding alpha/beta fold hydrolase gives MHQGSFVIEKLFKHYNVHVERLGNDPQRKTVLLVNGALSTTRSFARTSRCLAGHFNVLMFDLPFSGYSRPHNTDLDLVTKDDEVEILRALVERFEVNHLVSASWGGISTLLTLARNPPSIESSVVMALAPHLNQPMLEYVERVRVLIEADDKSAVGHLLNETVGKFLSSRLKRNNHRHLSNMATTEYRQARFHIHQVLALGDGNYLPQLRQIKTPVHFLNGALDEYTPAIEAQSFKQYVGRSSFATAEHTGHLLDLESREAAVAVHRILIDFLVGKNVPLSDIDQPPMGNEAVDGA, from the coding sequence ATGCACCAAGGAAGTTTTGTCATTGAGAAGCTGTTCAAGCACTACAACGTTCACGTAGAGCGACTCGGCAACGACCCGCAGAGAAAGACCGTGCTGCTGGTCAACGGCGCGCTGTCTACCACCCGCTCGTTTGCCCGCACCAGCAGGTGCCTGGCCGGGCACTTCAATGTGCTGATGTTCGACCTGCCGTTCTCCGGCTACTCGCGCCCCCACAACACCGATCTCGACCTGGTGACCAAGGACGACGAAGTGGAAATCCTCAGGGCGCTGGTGGAACGCTTCGAAGTCAACCACCTGGTATCGGCCTCCTGGGGCGGCATCTCGACGCTGCTGACCCTGGCCCGCAACCCGCCCTCCATCGAAAGCTCGGTGGTGATGGCCCTGGCGCCTCACCTCAACCAGCCCATGCTCGAATACGTGGAGCGCGTGCGGGTACTGATCGAGGCCGACGATAAATCCGCCGTCGGCCACCTGCTCAACGAAACCGTCGGTAAATTTCTCTCGTCCCGGCTCAAGCGCAATAACCACCGTCATCTGTCGAACATGGCCACCACCGAGTACCGGCAGGCGCGCTTTCATATTCATCAGGTGCTGGCCTTGGGCGATGGCAACTACTTGCCGCAATTGCGCCAGATCAAAACCCCTGTGCACTTTCTCAACGGTGCGCTGGACGAATACACCCCCGCCATTGAGGCGCAGTCGTTCAAGCAGTATGTAGGGCGCAGCAGCTTCGCCACCGCCGAACACACCGGGCACTTGCTAGACCTAGAATCCCGCGAAGCAGCGGTCGCCGTGCATCGGATACTGATCGATTTCCTGGTGGGCAAAAACGTCCCGCTCTCCGATATAGACCAACCGCCAATGGGAAATGAGGCAGTGGATGGCGCATAA
- a CDS encoding TldD/PmbA family protein, with the protein MQAFKGLVDWLKQAITEEEQFHLGYAAESSEFVRFNHARVRQAGQVQQASVNLKLINNGRHADLGITLAGPPELDRQRLAEGLQQLRETLPLLQRDPYLLLNHSAWQSHNTQLQPLPELDQVLTDISLAAKDTDLVGFYAAGPISRGFASSSGAFGWHQANSFNFDFSLFHANGEAVKASYAGDAWNSAAFAQRFQQAREQLAFLGRPLHPLTPGEYRAYLAPAAMEEIIGMLAWGGFSAQSIASKSSPLQRLYTGDQTLSPLVGMNEQVSGSLSPAFSRDGYPRSDVTLINAGMAEGRLVSSRSAAEYGLSANGADSDESPSAFQMAAGDLAQADILEQLGTGLYISNLWYLNYSDQPAARLTGMTRFATFWVEDGKIKAPVSTMRFDDSVYHLLGSQLEALTAERELLLSASTYGQRDTSSNLLPGALIKRLTLTL; encoded by the coding sequence ATGCAGGCGTTCAAGGGATTGGTGGATTGGCTGAAGCAGGCCATCACCGAAGAGGAACAGTTTCATCTCGGTTACGCGGCGGAGTCATCCGAATTCGTGCGCTTCAACCATGCGCGCGTGCGTCAGGCTGGCCAGGTGCAACAGGCCAGCGTGAACTTGAAGCTGATCAACAACGGCCGCCATGCCGACCTCGGCATCACCCTGGCCGGGCCCCCCGAACTTGACCGCCAGCGCTTGGCCGAAGGCCTGCAACAGTTGCGCGAAACCTTGCCACTTCTGCAACGCGATCCTTATCTGCTGCTCAACCACAGCGCCTGGCAAAGCCACAACACACAGCTTCAGCCACTGCCGGAGCTGGATCAGGTGCTGACGGACATCAGCCTCGCCGCGAAAGACACCGACCTGGTCGGATTTTATGCTGCGGGCCCCATAAGCCGCGGCTTCGCCAGCTCATCGGGAGCGTTTGGCTGGCATCAGGCGAACAGCTTCAACTTCGACTTCAGCCTGTTCCATGCCAACGGTGAAGCGGTCAAGGCCAGTTATGCCGGCGATGCCTGGAACAGCGCGGCGTTTGCCCAGCGCTTTCAACAAGCCCGCGAGCAACTGGCGTTCCTGGGCCGGCCACTGCATCCACTGACGCCGGGCGAATACCGGGCGTACCTGGCGCCGGCGGCCATGGAAGAGATCATCGGCATGCTCGCCTGGGGCGGTTTTTCTGCCCAGTCCATCGCCAGCAAAAGCAGCCCGTTGCAGCGTTTGTATACCGGCGATCAAACGCTGAGCCCGTTGGTGGGCATGAATGAACAGGTCAGCGGCTCCCTGAGCCCGGCGTTTTCCCGGGACGGTTATCCGCGTAGCGACGTGACCCTGATCAACGCCGGCATGGCCGAGGGCCGCCTGGTCAGTTCGCGCAGCGCCGCCGAATACGGGTTGAGCGCTAATGGTGCCGACAGCGACGAATCTCCCAGCGCCTTTCAGATGGCGGCGGGTGATCTGGCCCAGGCCGACATCCTCGAGCAATTGGGCACAGGCTTGTATATCAGCAACCTGTGGTACCTGAACTACTCTGACCAGCCGGCGGCCCGCCTGACCGGCATGACCCGCTTCGCCACGTTCTGGGTGGAAGACGGCAAGATCAAGGCGCCGGTCAGCACCATGCGCTTTGATGACAGCGTCTACCATCTGCTGGGTTCACAGCTGGAGGCGTTGACGGCCGAACGCGAGTTGCTGCTGTCGGCCAGCACCTATGGCCAGCGCGACACCTCGTCCAACTTATTGCCCGGCGCGCTGATCAAGCGCCTCACCCTGACCTTGTAG
- a CDS encoding TldD/PmbA family protein: MFDAHPQLKKHFAALRTTAEFFSLRYVRESGQFLSVRKNVAEPPHLSQDQGAMLTVRLNGVEAYAATHDISLPGLQAALERAEQQARRIKPHALLDLREQPVSSEVADYLSPDLDQPFPSLSECYQRLGAESATVPKDERLVSWEVSLGTTLVEQIYLNSAGAVLRQAQRFVFPGINVTAYDGNDSQTRTLGGSNFGQQGGFEVVKRFGLMGAATEIADQALQLLLAPNTPQGPRDLLLMPDQMILQIHESIGHPLELDRILGDERNYAGTSFVKTSDFGQLQYGSRLLNVTFDPDIPEQLASYGHDDDGTPARKQFLIREGLLLKPLGGALSQYRAGLGGVANSRACSWNRAPIDRMANLNIEAGDQSLAQLIGGIEHGILMSNNRSWSIDDARNKFQFGCEWGQLIEDGELKGVVKNPNYRAISAQFWRKLSAVGDASTFKVLGTPNCGKGEPNQVIRVGHAAPACVFSDVDVFGGDA, encoded by the coding sequence ATGTTCGACGCTCACCCGCAACTCAAAAAACACTTCGCGGCCCTGCGCACCACCGCCGAATTCTTCTCTTTGCGCTACGTGCGCGAATCCGGCCAGTTTCTGTCAGTGCGCAAAAACGTCGCCGAACCGCCACACCTGAGCCAGGACCAAGGCGCCATGCTCACGGTGCGCCTCAACGGTGTCGAAGCCTACGCCGCGACCCACGATATTTCCCTGCCCGGTCTGCAAGCCGCGCTGGAGCGCGCCGAACAGCAAGCGCGGCGGATCAAACCGCATGCCCTGCTCGACCTGCGCGAGCAGCCAGTGTCCAGCGAAGTCGCTGATTATTTGTCGCCAGACCTGGATCAGCCCTTCCCGTCCCTGAGCGAGTGCTACCAACGCCTGGGCGCCGAGTCTGCCACCGTGCCCAAGGATGAGCGCTTGGTGAGTTGGGAAGTCAGCCTCGGTACTACCCTCGTCGAACAGATCTACCTCAACAGCGCCGGGGCCGTCCTGCGTCAGGCCCAGCGCTTTGTGTTCCCGGGCATCAACGTGACCGCTTATGACGGCAACGACAGCCAGACCCGGACCTTGGGTGGCAGCAACTTCGGCCAGCAAGGTGGCTTCGAGGTGGTCAAGCGTTTCGGCCTGATGGGCGCCGCCACGGAAATTGCCGATCAGGCATTGCAACTGCTGCTGGCACCGAATACGCCTCAAGGTCCGCGTGACCTGCTGCTGATGCCTGACCAAATGATCCTGCAGATCCACGAGTCCATCGGGCATCCGCTGGAGTTGGACCGCATCCTGGGTGACGAGCGCAATTACGCGGGTACCAGCTTCGTCAAGACCAGCGACTTCGGCCAGCTGCAATACGGCTCCAGACTGCTGAACGTGACGTTCGACCCCGATATTCCCGAGCAACTGGCCAGTTACGGCCATGACGACGACGGCACGCCCGCCCGTAAACAATTCCTGATTCGCGAGGGATTGTTGCTCAAGCCTTTGGGCGGTGCGTTGTCGCAATATCGGGCAGGTTTGGGTGGTGTCGCCAACAGTCGCGCCTGTAGCTGGAACCGCGCGCCCATCGACCGCATGGCCAACCTCAATATCGAGGCCGGCGACCAGAGTCTGGCGCAACTGATCGGTGGCATCGAGCACGGCATTCTGATGTCGAACAATCGCTCCTGGTCCATCGACGATGCGCGCAACAAATTCCAGTTCGGCTGCGAATGGGGCCAATTGATTGAGGACGGCGAACTCAAGGGCGTGGTGAAGAACCCCAACTACCGGGCTATTTCCGCGCAGTTCTGGCGCAAGCTCAGCGCCGTTGGTGACGCCAGCACCTTCAAAGTGTTGGGCACGCCCAACTGTGGCAAGGGCGAACCCAATCAGGTAATCCGTGTCGGCCATGCCGCGCCGGCTTGTGTATTCAGCGATGTCGATGTGTTTGGAGGAGATGCCTGA
- a CDS encoding RraA family protein gives MFDVVSSSKWPTGFLINPNVEPLDPKWLKEFSKIPAAAVSDCLGRNVGGLGLKAFHGNAPMLGSALTVRVRPGDNLMILKAMQMARPGDVLVIDGSADLTRAVFGGIMRAMALKAGIVGVVINGALRDLDEWQTGELPAYAIGGVHRGPSTDGGGEINVPISCAGMLVMPGDLMIGDGDGVVAASRSELPELLVRCHDLLAREQATLAAIEAGTLDPDRFDAILRAKGCPV, from the coding sequence ATGTTTGATGTCGTTTCTTCGAGCAAATGGCCTACCGGCTTTCTGATCAATCCAAATGTTGAACCGCTGGACCCGAAATGGCTGAAGGAATTCAGCAAGATCCCGGCCGCTGCTGTCAGCGATTGCCTGGGGCGTAACGTCGGTGGCCTGGGCCTCAAGGCCTTCCATGGCAACGCTCCGATGCTCGGCAGCGCGCTGACCGTGCGCGTGCGTCCAGGTGACAACCTGATGATTCTCAAAGCCATGCAGATGGCCCGTCCGGGTGATGTGCTGGTGATCGACGGCAGCGCCGACCTGACCCGCGCGGTGTTCGGCGGCATCATGCGCGCCATGGCCTTGAAGGCCGGCATCGTCGGCGTGGTGATCAACGGCGCCTTGCGCGACCTCGACGAATGGCAGACCGGCGAACTGCCAGCGTATGCCATCGGCGGCGTACACCGTGGCCCGAGCACCGACGGCGGCGGCGAAATCAACGTACCAATTTCCTGTGCCGGCATGCTGGTGATGCCCGGTGACCTGATGATCGGTGATGGCGACGGCGTGGTGGCCGCGTCCCGCAGCGAACTGCCGGAGTTGCTGGTGCGCTGCCACGACCTGCTGGCCCGCGAGCAGGCTACACTCGCGGCCATCGAAGCCGGCACCCTGGACCCTGATCGTTTTGACGCGATCCTGCGCGCCAAGGGTTGCCCGGTTTAA
- the betA gene encoding choline dehydrogenase gives MSQEYDYIIVGAGSAGNTLATRLTEDEGVTVLLLEAGGPDYRLDFRTQMPAALAFPLQGRRYNWAYETDPEPHMDGRRMECGRGKGLGGSSLINGMCYIRGNAMDYDNWSKLPGLEDWSYLDCLPYFRKAETRDIGPNDYHGGDGPVSVTTPKAGNNPLFHAMVEAGVQAGYPRTEDLNSYQQEGFGPMDRTVTPNGRRASTARGYLDVAKKRSTLTIVTHALTDKVLFEGKRAVGVRYLIGAAEERVEARARKEVLVCSGAIASPQLLQRSGVGPAKLLESLDIPVVHDLAGVGENLQDHLELYLQYACTQPVSLYPSLLWYNQPAIGAEWLFNGTGIGASNQFEAGGFIRTREDFEWPNIQYHFLPVAINYNGSNGVKEHGFQAHMGSMRSPSRGRVQLKSKNPRDYPSILFNYMATEQDWQEFRDGIRLTREIMQQPALDPFRGREISPGIEVQTDEQLDKFIREHAETAFHPSCSCKMGTDEMAVVDGEGRVHGMQGLRVVDASIMPIITTGNLNAPTIMIAEKIADKIRGRQSLPRSTADYYVAGDAPVRGKPMREVGPTL, from the coding sequence ATGTCCCAAGAATATGACTACATCATTGTTGGCGCGGGATCGGCCGGTAACACCCTGGCCACCCGTCTGACCGAAGACGAAGGCGTCACCGTCCTGCTGCTGGAAGCCGGCGGCCCGGACTACCGTCTGGATTTCCGTACCCAGATGCCAGCCGCCCTGGCGTTCCCGCTGCAAGGTCGTCGCTACAACTGGGCCTACGAAACCGATCCAGAGCCACACATGGATGGCCGCCGGATGGAATGCGGTCGTGGCAAGGGCCTGGGTGGCTCTTCGCTGATCAACGGCATGTGCTACATCCGTGGCAATGCCATGGACTACGACAACTGGTCGAAACTGCCCGGCCTGGAAGACTGGAGCTATCTGGACTGCCTGCCGTATTTCAGAAAAGCTGAAACCCGTGACATCGGTCCCAACGACTACCACGGTGGCGACGGCCCGGTCAGCGTGACCACGCCTAAAGCCGGAAACAACCCGCTGTTCCACGCCATGGTTGAAGCCGGCGTGCAAGCCGGTTACCCGCGTACCGAAGACCTGAACAGCTACCAGCAAGAAGGCTTCGGCCCAATGGACCGCACCGTGACGCCGAACGGCCGTCGCGCCAGTACCGCGCGCGGCTACCTGGACGTGGCCAAGAAGCGTTCGACGCTGACCATCGTCACTCACGCGCTGACGGACAAAGTCTTGTTCGAAGGCAAGCGTGCCGTGGGTGTGCGCTACCTCATCGGTGCTGCCGAAGAGCGCGTCGAGGCCCGTGCCCGCAAAGAAGTGCTGGTGTGCAGCGGCGCTATCGCTTCGCCGCAACTGCTGCAACGCTCCGGCGTTGGCCCGGCCAAGCTGCTGGAAAGCCTCGACATCCCGGTGGTCCATGACCTGGCAGGCGTCGGCGAAAACCTGCAGGATCACCTTGAGCTGTACCTGCAATACGCCTGCACCCAGCCAGTCTCGCTGTACCCGTCGCTGCTCTGGTACAACCAACCGGCCATCGGTGCCGAGTGGCTGTTCAACGGCACCGGTATCGGCGCCAGCAACCAGTTCGAAGCCGGCGGGTTCATCCGCACCCGTGAAGACTTCGAGTGGCCGAACATCCAATACCACTTCCTGCCGGTCGCGATTAACTACAACGGCAGCAACGGTGTGAAAGAGCACGGTTTCCAGGCGCACATGGGTTCCATGCGCTCGCCAAGCCGTGGCCGCGTGCAACTGAAGTCGAAGAACCCTCGCGACTACCCGAGCATCCTCTTCAACTACATGGCGACGGAACAGGACTGGCAGGAGTTTCGCGACGGCATCCGCCTGACCCGTGAAATCATGCAACAGCCGGCACTGGACCCATTCCGTGGCCGCGAAATCAGCCCGGGCATCGAAGTGCAGACCGACGAGCAACTGGATAAATTTATCCGCGAGCACGCCGAAACCGCGTTCCACCCGTCCTGCTCGTGCAAGATGGGCACCGACGAGATGGCCGTGGTCGATGGCGAAGGTCGTGTGCATGGCATGCAGGGCCTGCGGGTGGTCGATGCCTCGATCATGCCAATCATCACCACCGGCAACCTGAACGCGCCGACGATCATGATCGCCGAAAAAATCGCCGACAAGATCCGTGGCCGCCAGTCACTGCCACGCAGCACAGCCGACTACTATGTGGCGGGCGACGCGCCAGTGCGTGGCAAGCCGATGCGGGAAGTAGGTCCTACTCTGTAA